One window from the genome of Nicotiana sylvestris chromosome 9, ASM39365v2, whole genome shotgun sequence encodes:
- the LOC104235971 gene encoding agamous-like MADS-box protein AGL29, translated as MARMTSQMKSKSEKKILKDKRAEKIALSNKQNALSKRAMDLSTLCGIDIAIIIFSIAAEPFFFGNPNIESVVERFSQAKQPFHRMSSRKTTHEKTGGGKENDTMKKEKRKAINEEEKGESTLEIFEPTTLVRLEKLKQEIDQLEKDLAEKIDELQSKIGVKDP; from the coding sequence ATGGCAAGAATGACATCTCAAATGAAAAGTAAATCCGAGAAAAAAATTCTCAAAGATAAGCGTGCTGAGAAGATAGCACTTTCCAATAAGCAAAATGCTCTCAGTAAAAGAGCGATGGATCTTTCCACCTTATGTGGGATTGATATAGCAATTATAATTTTTTCAATTGCTGCTGAACCATTTTTCTTTGGTAATCCAAATATAGAATCGGTCGTCGAGCGATTTTCGCAAGCAAAACAACCATTTCACCGCATGTCAAGCCGTAAGACGACACATGAAAAGACTGGAGGTGGGAAAGAAAATGACAcaatgaaaaaggagaaaaggaaggCAATAAATGAGGAAGAAAAAGGAGAATCTACATTGGAAATTTTCGAGCCAACTACTTTGGTAAGACTTGAGAAACTGAAGCAAGAGATTGACCAACTTGAAAAAGATTTGGCTGAAAAAATTGATGAGTTACAATCAAAAATAGGTGTAAAAGATCCATAA
- the LOC104248147 gene encoding agamous-like MADS-box protein AGL29 translates to MARMTSQMKSKSEKKILKDKRAEKIALSNKQNALSKRAMDLSTLCGIDIAIIIFSIAAEPFFFGNPNVESVVERFSQAKQPFYHMSSRKTTHEKTGGGEENDTMKKQKRKAINEEEKGESTLEIFEPTTLVRLEKLKQEIDQLEKDLAEKIDELQSKIGVKDPKFVLEMNATKCSTIYNK, encoded by the coding sequence ATGGCAAGAATGACATCTCAAATGAAAAGCAAATCCGAGAAAAAAATTCTGAAAGATAAGCGTGCTGAGAAGATAGCACTTTCCAATAAGCAAAATGCTCTTAGTAAAAGAGCGATGGATCTTTCCACCTTATGTGGAATTGATATAGCAATTATAATTTTTTCAATTGCTGCTGAACCGTTTTTCTTTGGTAATCCAAATGTAGAATCGGTCGTCGAGCGATTTTCGCAAGCAAAACAACCATTTTACCACATGTCAAGCCGTAAGACGACACATGAAAAGACTGGAGGTGGGGAAGAAAATGATACAATGAAAAAGCAGAAAAGGAAGGCAATAAATGAGGAAGAAAAAGGAGAATCTACATTGGAAATTTTCGAGCCAACTACTTTGGTAAGACTTGAGAAACTGAAGCAAGAGATTGACCAACTTGAAAAAGATTTGGCTGAAAAAATTGATGAGTTACAATCAAAAATAGGTGTAAAAGATCCAAAATTTGTACTAGAAATGAATGCAACAAAATGTTCAaccatatataataaataa
- the LOC104235561 gene encoding agamous-like MADS-box protein AGL61 has translation MARMTSQMKSKSEKKKFKDKRAEKVALSNKQKALSKRAMDLSTLCGIDIAIIIFSITAEPFLFGNPNVESVVERFSQAKLPFYLMSSRKTTHENTRDGEENNTMKKKKKKAINEEEKGATLEIFEPTNLERLENLKQEIDELEKDLTEKIDELQSEIVVKDPKFVLEMNATKSSAMPSKWLNL, from the coding sequence ATGGCAAGAATGACATCTCAAATGAAAAGCAAATccgagaaaaaaaaattcaaagataAGCGTGCTGAGAAGGTAGCGCTTTCCAATAAGCAAAAAGCTCTTAGTAAAAGAGCGATGGATCTTTCCACCTTATGTGGAATTGATATAGCAATTATAATTTTTTCAATTACTGCCGAACCATTTCTCTTTGGTAATCCGAATGTAGAATCGGTGGTCGAGCGATTTTCGCAAGCAAAACTACCATTTTACCTCATGTCAAGCCGTAAGACGACACATGAAAATACTAGAGATGGTGAAGAAAATAATacaatgaaaaagaagaaaaagaaggcaATAAATGAGGAGGAAAAGGGAGCTACATTGGAAATTTTCGAGCCAACTAATTTGGAAAGACTTGAGAATCTTAAGCAAGAAATTGATGAActtgaaaaagatttgactgaGAAAATTGATGAGTTACAATCAGAAATAGTTGTAAAAGATCCAAAATTTGTACTCGAAATGAATGCAACAAAATCTTCAGCCATGCCGTCTAAATGGTTGAATCTTTAA